Proteins co-encoded in one Brassica oleracea var. oleracea cultivar TO1000 chromosome C4, BOL, whole genome shotgun sequence genomic window:
- the LOC106336680 gene encoding omega-3 fatty acid desaturase, endoplasmic reticulum has protein sequence MVVAMYQRSNVNGDSGARKEEGFDPSAQPPFKIGDIRAAIPKHCWVKSPLRSMSYVARDIFAVAALAMAAVYFDSWFLWPLYWVAQGTLFWAIFVLGHDCGHGSFSDIPLLNSVVGHILHSFILVPYHGWRISHRTHHQNHGHVENDESWVPLPEKLYKNLPHSTRMLRYTVPLPMLAYPIYLWYRSPGKEGSHFNPYSSLFAPSERKLIATSTTCWSIMLATLVYLSFLVDPVTVLKVYGVPYIIFVMWLDAVTYLHHHGHDEKLPWYRGKEWSYLRGGLTTIDRDYGIFNNIHHDIGTHVIHHLFPQIPHYHLVDATRAAKHVLGRYYREPKTSGAIPIHLVESLVASIKKDHYVSDTGDIVFYETDPDLYVYASDKSKIN, from the exons ATGGTTGTTGCTATGTACCAGCGCAGCAATGTTAACGGAGATTCCGGTGCCCGGAAGGAAGAAGGGTTTGATCCAAGCGCACAACCACCGTTTAAGATCGGAGATATAAGGGCGGCGATTCCTAAGCATTGCTGGGTGAAGAGTCCTTTGAGATCTATGAGCTACGTCGCCAGAGACATTTTCGCCGTCGCGGCTCTGGCCATGGCCGCCGTGTATTTTGATAGCTGGTTCCTCTGGCCACTCTACTGGGTTGCCCAAGGAACCCTTTTCTGGGCCATCTTCGTTCTTGGCCACGACTG TGGACATGGGAGTTTCTCAGACATTCCTCTGCTGAACAGTGTGGTTGGTCACATTCTTCATTCATTCATCCTCGTTCCTTACCATGGTTG GAGAATAAGCCATCGGACACACCACCAGAACCATGGCCATGTTGAAAACGACGAGTCTTGGGTTCCG TTGCCAGAAAAGTTGTACAAGAACTTGCCCCATAGTACTCGGATGCTCAGATACACTGTCCCTCTGCCCATGCTCGCTTACCCGATCTATCTG TGGTACAGAAGTCCTGGAAAAGAAGGGTCACATTTTAACCCATACAGTAGTTTATTTGCTCCAAGCGAGAGGAAGCTTATTGCAACTTCAACTACTTGCTGGTCCATAATGTTGGCCACTCTTGTTTATCTATCGTTCCTCGTTGATCCAGTCACAGTTCTCAAAGTCTATGGCGTTCCTTACATT ATCTTTGTGATGTGGTTGGACGCTGTCACGTACTTGCATCATCATGGTCACGATGAGAAGTTGCCTTGGTACAGAGGCAAG GAATGGAGTTATTTACGTGGAGGATTAACAACTATTGATAGAGATTACGGAATCTTCAACAACATCCATCACGACATTGGAACTCACGTGATCCATCATCTTTTCCCACAAATCCCTCACTATCACTTGGTCGATGCC ACGAGAGCAGCTAAACATGTGTTAGGAAGATACTACAGAGAGCCGAAGACGTCAGGAGCAATACCGATTCACTTGGTGGAGAGTTTGGTCGCAAGTATTAAAAAAGATCATTACGTCAGTGACACTGGTGATATTGTCTTCTACGAGACAGATCCAGATCTCTACGTTTATGCTTCTGACAAATCTAAAATCAATTAA